GAGTAGGTTGACTGTCGGAATTAGACACGGTGGCGTCTTCGATATCTTCGAACGGCAAACCTTCGAAGTCGTCATTTTTGTATTCCAAGGTCAGTATCACGCGTTCGCCGTAAATATTGCGGATAGTTTTGGCGGCGGCTTCGACATTTTGATGGCGCAATTCAAAGGTGCGCACTAAATCGTCACGAAATACTACGATGTCACTCTGGTATTGGGCGGCAGTCATTAATAAATAGCTGTCGGTGCTGCGAATATATCGATACCACAATCCTGAGACACGGGCAATGGTGTCGATAATGCCTTTGTCGGAGGTGTCTTTCATTCTAAAGGTTACTAAATATTGGCCCGCTTCGTGGGTGGCCGCAATATTGATATTGGCAATTTCCGCTAACATGCCAACGGCATCTTGTACTTTAGCCTGTTTAAATTCAATGATCGGAATGTTTCTATTTTTTGCCTGTAGCGGTTGTAATATGCTGATGATGAGGGTCAAAAGAATATAACTTGCTGTTGAATTTTTTCTCATTATTGGATCACCATCTGTTTGCCTAATTTACCTGTTTCGATAATGATATTGTTACGGCTGAGTCCCTCAATGGTGAGCACCAGTTCTTTAACAATTTCGTGCAGACCTATTTTGTCGCCGACCCGCACTGTGTAAACGCCCATACCATAAATTTCTAATAAACCGATCACTTGGCCCGTGGCAGACTCGCCGTAACCGCGATATTTCATTATCGGCAAGCCATCGGCGGTAAATTGGTGGGTCATGCCGAGCATTACGGCATTGGGCGTGACATTAACATTGCCTTGCTGTGGTGCGTTGCGCTGTTGATTGCGATACATTTGTTCGGTGTAAGCAAAAGGGTCACGACGACCATTAGGTGCGATATAATTTTTTTGCTGCAGGCTGGGGTTTAATTTTTCATTAATTTGTTGATAATACTGACCTATCGCTTGCATTTTTTGTTCTAGATTACCTAAGCCTGCTTGATCGTCTTGTGCATGTGCCACGGCGTTAAACATTGTACTGATTAATAAACTGGTTAATAAAGATTTACTCAGAAAATAACTTTTTACATTCATAGTGTTATGGCTTAGTTGTGTTAACGATCACAGTGGTGTGATTCGGCAGTGATTATAAAACCAGCGACTATACATCGTTGAATCAGAAATGACAATCATTACCATTTAAGTTCTGTGTGCGGTTAGGCTGAGTCATATAATAGAAAAGGAGCCGGAGAAAAATCAAATAGAACAGACTGATAAATAAAAAGTTATCGGCTTTGTGTTTGTTTATATTTAAGTAAAAACTATAATGCCATGGTCGGATGGGGGCTTATTTATCTTTACCCAGTAACTCTAAGTCGTTTTTCTGCTACGATTGGCAAACAACAAGCCGCTCAATTTTTGATGATATGATTGGACATTGGCAAGTTATAAAACCATTATTCCTGTAATATTTTGAGAACAAAGCAGTTAACAGATGTATTTTATTTTTGCATTGGGTAAGATGACTTTTTGATCAAAATAAAGCATCTCGGTGTTAATTTTTTAGTTCGACGATAAAAAACTTTAAACATTGAGCTTTTTCATTGTAAAATCGGCGCGAATTATACAAACATAATGTCAAGTTAGCGCTGTTTGCTAAATAAGTAAATTCAAATAGTTAGAATTTAACTACTGAACTTTGGAGGTAAATGTGATTAATGTTTTTCTAGTCGATGACCATGAACTTGTTCGCACTGGGATTAAGCGCCTTCTTGAAGATGTCCGCGGTATTAAAGTCGTTGGCGAAGCAGGTTCTGGTGAAAATGCGGTGCAATGGTGTCGTAGTAACGAAACCGATATTGTCTTGATGGATATGAATATGCCCGGTATCGGTGGGCTAGAAGCGACGCGTAGAATTTTACGTAATAAGCCAGATGTTAAAGTGATAGTGATAAGTGTTCACAGTGAAGAGCCTTATCCGACCAAAGTCATGCAAGCTGGTGCAGCAGGTTATTTAACCAAAGGAGCTGCACCAATCGAGATGATTAATGCAATTCGTCAGGTCAAATCAGGCCAGCGATACTTGTCGCCTGAAATAGCGCAACAAATGGCACTAAGCCAATTTAAACCTGCGCAAGACAATCCATTTCAATCGTTATCAGAGCGTGAGCTACAAATTATGATGATGATAACAACGGGCCAGAAAGTTAATGAGATTGCAGAGCAATTAAGCCTCAGTCCTAAAACCGTTAACTCATATCGTTATCGATTGTTTAATAAGCTTGATGTAAAAGGTGATGTTGAATTGACTCATTTGGCTATTCGACATGGTATTTTAGATACAGAAAAATTATAGGTATTAGCAAGCAGTGTTTGATAGTGAAAATTTCTTAAAAAATATCACCACTAACCCTGGTGTTTATCAAATGCTCAATACCAAGCAAGATGTAATCTATGTTGGAAAAGCTAAGAATCTAAAAAAACGATTAGCGAGTTATTTTAGAACCAACATTAGCGAAATTAAGACCCGTGCTTTAGTCGCCAAAATCGAAGACATTAAAATTATTGTCACCGAGACTGAGACTGAAGCACTCATTTTAGAAAACGACCTAATTAAGCATTATTTACCTAAATATAATGTGCTGTTACGTGATGATAAATCTTATCCTTTCATTTTTATTTCTAACCATCAACATCCACGAATAACCATTCATCGCGGTGCTAAAAAGGCTAAAGGTCAATATTTTGGGCCTTACCCTAACAGTGGGGCCGTCCGTGAAAGCCTGCATTTAATGCAAAAAATATTTCAGGTCCGTCAATGTGATGATAGTTACTATCGCAATCGCTCACGTCCATGTTTGCAACATCAGCTTAATCGCTGCTTAGCGCCTTGTGTTGGCAAGGTAAGCAATGATGATTATCAGCGCGAGGTTGACCTTGCTTCCTTGTTTTTATCGGGTGAAAGTCAGCAAGTGCTGGGGCAGGTTGTTACGCAAATGGAGCAGGCTAGTGCCAATTTAGCCTTTGAACAGGCTGCCCGTTATCGTGACCAACTGACGGCGCTACGTAAGGTACAAGAGCAGCAGTGGATAAATTCAGATCAAACTGATTTAGATGTCATCGGATTTGACTATCGACATGGCATTGCTTGTTTTCACGTGTTGTTTATACGTCATGGCAAGGTTTTAGGCAGCCGGAGTTATTATCCAAAAACGCCTAAGAATACTGAAGTTTCAGAGCTGTATTTGGCTTTTATCATGCAGTTTTATCTCAACAGTAGCGCGGGTCGCCAAATTCCA
The genomic region above belongs to Gammaproteobacteria bacterium and contains:
- the uvrY gene encoding UvrY/SirA/GacA family response regulator transcription factor; this encodes MINVFLVDDHELVRTGIKRLLEDVRGIKVVGEAGSGENAVQWCRSNETDIVLMDMNMPGIGGLEATRRILRNKPDVKVIVISVHSEEPYPTKVMQAGAAGYLTKGAAPIEMINAIRQVKSGQRYLSPEIAQQMALSQFKPAQDNPFQSLSERELQIMMMITTGQKVNEIAEQLSLSPKTVNSYRYRLFNKLDVKGDVELTHLAIRHGILDTEKL
- the uvrC gene encoding excinuclease ABC subunit UvrC, whose protein sequence is MFDSENFLKNITTNPGVYQMLNTKQDVIYVGKAKNLKKRLASYFRTNISEIKTRALVAKIEDIKIIVTETETEALILENDLIKHYLPKYNVLLRDDKSYPFIFISNHQHPRITIHRGAKKAKGQYFGPYPNSGAVRESLHLMQKIFQVRQCDDSYYRNRSRPCLQHQLNRCLAPCVGKVSNDDYQREVDLASLFLSGESQQVLGQVVTQMEQASANLAFEQAARYRDQLTALRKVQEQQWINSDQTDLDVIGFDYRHGIACFHVLFIRHGKVLGSRSYYPKTPKNTEVSELYLAFIMQFYLNSSAGRQIPRQILHQCNTLDHTMIEQVLVKQAGYKVALFNKTRGERAKLVQLADKNAQIGVTSKLAQKGTVLQRLTALEQALDLNDKVQRMECFDISHTSGQQTVASCVVFDREGPAKAQYRKFNIEGITGGDDYAAMKQALTRRFAKVTDPQLIPDILFIDGGKGQLTQAEEVMSLYEERLPKIPLLIGVAKGEGRKPGLETLLVGNSREIISLAADSPALHLIQHIRDESHRFAITGHRARRAKVKKTSSLEAIAGIGPKKRQTLIKYMGGLIELKKASVAEIAKVPGISKILAQLIFDSLKH